ATCGCTTTGAGTGTTCAATTCGTTCAGCAGCCGTTTTAGGCATTATTGGTGCAGGGGGTTTGGGTTATGAAATCTTGCTCAGTCTGCAGTCGCTGCGCTATGAGCAACTGTGGACGCTGTTCTATGCCTTAATCTTGTTGAGTGGATCCGTAGATGTTTTCAGTGCCCTCCTGCGACGGCGACTTGGTTCTCCCACACGGTTAGACTTGAACTGGAAAACAGGCCATGCTAGTCGTTCTTCGGCCACTAAGTCAGAAGGCATTTCCCGTGAACAGCCCCCCACCCTGACAGGTTGGCTCTGGCACTATAGCCCTACGATCGCAGTCATCGCCGCTGTAATACTAGTTCCAGCTAGCTTTATTTACATTCGCCCTGACATCAGCAAGCTGTGGGCACCCCGCACATTGGCCTTGCTCGTAGATGTAGCAAAATCGTCATGGCCTCTGACTGTCACTCCGGCAGTTCTCAGCGAGCTAGGGATGCTGTCATTACAAACTCTAGCCATGTCCATTTTGGCGATCGTAGTTGCTGGTAGCGGCGGTATGGTTCTATCGTTTTTTGCTGCCCATAGTCTTTGGCTGCCAGGGGGACTGTTTAATAGCCATAGCAGGAACAACTACGCTCAATGGTGGGCATGGCCGGGTGTTGTATCGACTCGCCTTGTTCTGTTAGTCTGTCGAGCGATCCCAGCTCCCGTTTGGGCATTAATAGCAACCTTTGTGCTGTTTCCTGGCATCCTTCCCGGTGCAATTGCTCTCGGATTTCACAACCTAGGCATCCTTGGTCGGCTAATGGCAGAGGTAGTTGAAAATCTTGACCAGCGACCAGCTCAAGCCATAAAGACACAAGGAGCATCTCCTGCT
This DNA window, taken from Cyanobacteriota bacterium, encodes the following:
- a CDS encoding ABC transporter permease subunit; the encoded protein is TFAYAVCGTVLSVAIGLVLGLFTSEVWWQVVAPHQPRPVWLALRGILAIPRAIHELIWGLFCVNIFGLDPLVAVLGIVIPYGAIVTKVFSELLDETPRQPLVTLVNSGVSPLTACLYTIFPQACLDLLSYSFYRFECSIRSAAVLGIIGAGGLGYEILLSLQSLRYEQLWTLFYALILLSGSVDVFSALLRRRLGSPTRLDLNWKTGHASRSSATKSEGISREQPPTLTGWLWHYSPTIAVIAAVILVPASFIYIRPDISKLWAPRTLALLVDVAKSSWPLTVTPAVLSELGMLSLQTLAMSILAIVVAGSGGMVLSFFAAHSLWLPGGLFNSHSRNNYAQWWAWPGVVSTRLVLLVCRAIPAPVWALIATFVLFPGILPGAIALGFHNLGILGRLMAEVVENLDQRPAQAIKTQGASPAVVFLYSLLPMTLTRFLAYSLYRWEVCMRETVIVGLVGAGGLGRLLTEQLSSFDYRGVSLSLICFVLLTMLVDATSAGMRRSLR